Proteins from a genomic interval of Bos mutus isolate GX-2022 chromosome 26, NWIPB_WYAK_1.1, whole genome shotgun sequence:
- the ERLIN1 gene encoding erlin-1 isoform X2, with protein MAPGLTIQAVRVTKPKIPEAIRRNFELMEAEKTKLLIAAQKQKVVEKEAETERKKAVIEAEKIAQVAKIRFQQKVMEKETEKRISEIEDAAFLAREKAKADAEYYAAHKYATSNKHKLTPEYLELKRYQAIASNSKIYFGNSIPSMFVDSSCALKYSDVRTGRKGSLPSKEALEPSGESPIQNKENTS; from the exons ATGGCCCCAGGCCTCACCATACAG gctgTGCGTGTTACAAAACCCAAAATCCCAGAAGCCATAAGAAGAAATTTTGAGTTAAT ggAGGCTGAGAAGACAAAACTTCTTATAGCTGCACAGAAACAAAAGGTTGTGGAGAAAGAAGCtgagacagagaggaaaaaggcTGTTATAG AAGCAGAGAAGATTGCACAAGTGGCAAAAATTCGGTTTCAGCAGAAGGTGAtggagaaagaaactgaaaagcgCATTTCTGAAATTGAAG ATGCCGCATTCCTGGCCCGAGAGAAGGCGAAAGCAGATGCTGAGTATTATGCCGCACACAAATATGCCACCTCAAACAAG CACAAATTGACCCCGGAATATCTGGAGCTCAAAAGGTACCAGGCCATTGCTTCTAACAGTAAGATCTACTTTGGCAACAGCATCCCTAGCATGTTCGTGGACTCCTCCTGTGCTTTGAAGTATTCAGATGTTAGGACTGGAAGAAAAGGTTCTCTGCCCTCTAAGGAGGCTCTTGAACCCTCTGGAGAGAGCCCCATCCAAAACAAGGAGAATACAAGTTGA